The genomic segment GAAGGTGTCCAGGGGGTTCGGAATGATGACGTCGCCAAAGCACTGCAGGCGCTGGTTGGCGGTGTGGAAATTGTGGTTGTCCCCGTTGACTGCGAATCTGGCCTGGGGGATCTGGAGCGGGGGGAAGACCTGAGGAACCTGGCGGGAGGGCTTGGCCGAGAAGACTTTGACCACAGTGTCCACAACTTGCGACATGGCAGTGTTCAGTTCCTGTTTCAAGGTCTCGGCCAAATGTTTGCCTTCGGGTTGTAAGGAGTTTGGCCCGTGGTCTCTTTCTTTGTTGCTGCCTTCCCGCTTCGGCTTGTTTTCTGCCATCTCCTGCTCCCTGATCAGGGCCCGGGCGCGGTCGATGAACTGCCCTGGGTCCAGCTCGCACATCTCATTATCTGACCTCCCCACGGAGTCCTGGGCCCTGGCATCCAGCATCTCCGAGCGCATGCTGTCTTCAGACAGGTTACCATCTTCATCATTTTCAGAATCAGTGCTGTCATAGATTTGGTAGAACTTTTCCTGCAGCTGGCGCAGCTGTTTCTGCATGTCCTCCAGCTGCTGTTTCAGCTGTCGGCGCTCCTCTCGCTTCTGTTCTTTGCGGGCTGAAACCAGCTGCTGGAAACTctgttgctgctgctggggcAGCTTCTGCTTGCGTTTGTTTTCTCGGTAACTTTCTCGGGGACTCACAGACTGCGGGGCcatctctctttcattttcattgcccCTTAATGCCACGCTGGGGGAATGGCTCATACCTCGGATTATATTCTCAACCCGGGCGCGCTTTGCTCTCAGGTGCTCGTCACACAAGCGATCCATATCAAACTGGCTCATAGTAGGCCTGCCAAAAGGGGAAAGACACTCAGGGGGGCTGTCTCTTGAAGAGTTGCTGCATATATCCTCCTGATGTACTTCGGAGCCTGTACTAGAGAGACCGCTGGCTTGGAAACTGGGCTCCGTGCCACCATTTTTGTTCATGTTATTTTTCAACAGCTGGGAAATTATGGTTGCTCCTGGAAAAGGCATCATGGCATCTTCATACGAGTTCGCCCTCTTCAGCAGCTTGCGGAGTACATTTGACTTTTCCCCATCTGCATGCTGCACCACTGAATACTCAACATCCTGCTCGGAACCTTGGGGATTCATGGCACTAAAAAACGTTGCTCTTGCCTTAGCAAAAAATGCAGATGCTGTCCCTACCGTCCTTTTCACTCCAATGTCAACTCTTCTCCTCTTGGTTTGCCGGCTTAAGAGGGCTGTGCTGTCATGGTCAGGCATCACTGGACAGTTATTGTGCCATCTTCAAAAGCTCGTCAGCTGGGCACAGCTCAAGAATCCCGGGACCCTGGCCAACAGAACAAAAGGACTGatgaatcattttctttaaatttctccaAATTTCCTGACCTCAATCCTGAATCAAATGCAAAATGCATAGGCTCTGGGATTTATGGCACATTACAATTATTGCAATTTATTATGCACTCTG from the Sus scrofa isolate TJ Tabasco breed Duroc chromosome 9, Sscrofa11.1, whole genome shotgun sequence genome contains:
- the PROX1 gene encoding prospero homeobox protein 1 isoform X1, which codes for MPDHDSTALLSRQTKRRRVDIGVKRTVGTASAFFAKARATFFSAMNPQGSEQDVEYSVVQHADGEKSNVLRKLLKRANSYEDAMMPFPGATIISQLLKNNMNKNGGTEPSFQASGLSSTGSEVHQEDICSNSSRDSPPECLSPFGRPTMSQFDMDRLCDEHLRAKRARVENIIRGMSHSPSVALRGNENEREMAPQSVSPRESYRENKRKQKLPQQQQQSFQQLVSARKEQKREERRQLKQQLEDMQKQLRQLQEKFYQIYDSTDSENDEDGNLSEDSMRSEMLDARAQDSVGRSDNEMCELDPGQFIDRARALIREQEMAENKPKREGSNKERDHGPNSLQPEGKHLAETLKQELNTAMSQVVDTVVKVFSAKPSRQVPQVFPPLQIPQARFAVNGDNHNFHTANQRLQCFGDVIIPNPLDTFGNVQMPSSTDQTEALPLVVRKNSSDQSASGPPAGGHHQPLHQSPLSATAGFTTSTFRHPFPLPLMAYPFQSPLGAPSGSFSGKDRASPESLDLTRETTSLRTKMSSHHLSHHPCSPAHPPSAAEGLSLSLIKSECGELQDMSEISPYSGSAMQEGLSPNHLKKAKLMFFYTRYPSSNMLKTYFSDVKFNRCITSQLIKWFSNFREFYYIQMEKYARQAINDGVTSTEELSITRDCELYRALNMHYNKANDFEQVPERFLEVAQITLREFFNAIIAGKDVDPSWKKAIYKVICKLDSEVPEIFKSPNCLQELLHE
- the PROX1 gene encoding prospero homeobox protein 1 isoform X2 encodes the protein MPDHDSTALLSRQTKRRRVDIGVKRTVGTASAFFAKARATFFSAMNPQGSEQDVEYSVVQHADGEKSNVLRKLLKRANSYEDAMMPFPGATIISQLLKNNMNKNGGTEPSFQASGLSSTGSEVHQEDICSNSSRDSPPECLSPFGRPTMSQFDMDRLCDEHLRAKRARVENIIRGMSHSPSVALRGNENEREMAPQSVSPRESYRENKRKQKLPQQQQQSFQQLVSARKEQKREERRQLKQQLEDMQKQLRQLQEKFYQIYDSTDSENDEDGNLSEDSMRSEMLDARAQDSVGRSDNEMCELDPGQFIDRARALIREQEMAENKPKREGSNKERDHGPNSLQPEGKHLAETLKQELNTAMSQVVDTVVKVFSAKPSRQVPQVFPPLQIPQARFAVNGDNHNFHTANQRLQCFGDVIIPNPLDTFGNVQMPSSTDQTEALPLVVRKNSSDQSASGPPAGGHHQPLHQSPLSATAGFTTSTFRHPFPLPLMAYPFQSPLGAPSGSFSGKDRASPESLDLTRETTSLRTKMSSHHLSHHPCSPAHPPSAAEGLSLSLIKSECGELQDMSEISPYSGSAMQEGLSPNHLKKAKLMFFYTRYPSSNMLKTYFSDVKFNRCITSQLIKWFSNFREFYYIQMEKYARQAINDGVTSTEELSITRDCELYRALNMHYNKANDFEVPERFLEVAQITLREFFNAIIAGKDVDPSWKKAIYKVICKLDSEVPEIFKSPNCLQELLHE
- the PROX1 gene encoding prospero homeobox protein 1 (The RefSeq protein has 1 substitution compared to this genomic sequence), giving the protein MPDHDSTALLSRQTKRRRVDIGVKRTVGTASAFFAKARATFFSAMNPQGSEQDVEYSVVQHADGEKSNVLRKLLKRANSYEDAMMPFPGATIISQLLKNNMNKNGGTEPSFQASGLSSTGSEVHQEDICSNSSRDSPPECLSPFGRPTMSQFDMDRLCDEHLRAKRARVENIIRGMSHSPSVALRGNENEREMAPQSVSPRESYRENKRKQKLPQQQQQSFQQLVSARKEQKREERRQLKQQLEDMQKQLRQLQEKFYQIYDSTDSENDEDGNLSEDSMRPEMLDARAQDSVGRSDNEMCELDPGQFIDRARALIREQEMAENKPKREGSNKERDHGPNSLQPEGKHLAETLKQELNTAMSQVVDTVVKVFSAKPSRQVPQVFPPLQIPQARFAVNGDNHNFHTANQRLQCFGDVIIPNPLDTFGNVQMPSSTDQTEALPLVVRKNSSDQSASGPPAGGHHQPLHQSPLSATAGFTTSTFRHPFPLPLMAYPFQSPLGAPSGSFSGKDRASPESLDLTRETTSLRTKMSSHHLSHHPCSPAHPPSAAEGLSLSLIKSECGELQDMSEISPYSGSAMQEGLSPNHLKKAKLMFFYTRYPSSNMLKTYFSDVKFNRCITSQLIKWFSNFREFYYIQMEKYARQAINDGVTSTEELSITRDCELYRALNMHYNKANDFEVPERFLEVAQITLREFFNAIIAGKDVDPSWKKAIYKVICKLDSEVPEIFKSPNCLQELLHE